A single Musa acuminata AAA Group cultivar baxijiao chromosome BXJ2-1, Cavendish_Baxijiao_AAA, whole genome shotgun sequence DNA region contains:
- the LOC135598511 gene encoding auxin efflux carrier component 2-like, translating into MITGKDIYDVLAAVVPLYVAMILAYGSVRWWKIFTPNQCSGINRFVAVFAVPLLSFHFISTNNIYAMNFHFIAADSLQKVVILVALFLWHNLSRRGSLDWSITLFSLSTLPNTLVMGIPLLRAMYGDFSGNLMVQIVVMQSVIWYTLMLFLFEYRGAKALISEQFPADITASITSFRVDSDVISLNGREPLQADAEVGQDGKVHVVVRKSSSSIARSMASSYNKSHGLNSMTSMTPRASNLTGVEIYSLQSSRDPTPRASSFNQTDFYAMFSSKVTSPRAAGCNVEDDGGIKPGKHRGSGSKSSEFMNGGLYTTSSSSSYPAPNPMLSGLSSGAKEGAAAAANGNKELHMFVWSSSASPGSEANLRNIVNRAASTEFGIVDPPKATANFQENPTPKGVHATSGNASPTKKAGAAASGELDMEDGRKSHGGKFPTNTSPYVTQKKGVDAGGAPGLVESSHRMPPASVMTRLIVIMVWRKLIRNPNTYSSLIGLIWSLVSFRWNIEMPTIIKGSISILSDAGLGMAMFSLGLFMALQPKIISCGKSVAAFSMAVRFLTGPAVIAATSIAIGVRGVLLHVAIVQAALPQGIVPFVFAKEYNCHPDILSTAVIFGMLIALPITILYYVLLGV; encoded by the exons ATGATCACCGGGAAGGACATTTATGACGTGCTGGCGGCGGTGGTGCCGCTGTACGTGGCGATGATCCTCGCCTACGGCTCGGTGCGGTGGTGGAAGATCTTCACCCCCAACCAGTGCTCCGGGATCAACCGCTTCGTCGCGGTGTTCGCCGTCCCACTCCTCTCCTTCCACTTCATCTCCACCAACAACATCTACGCCATGAACTTCCACTTCATCGCCGCCGACTCGCTGCAGAAGGTGGTCATCCTAGTGGCGCTGTTCCTGTGGCACAACCTCTCCCGACGCGGCAGCCTCGACTGGAGCATCACCCTCTTCTCCCTCTCCACTCTCCCCAACACCCTGGTGATGGGCATCCCCCTCCTCCGGGCCATGTACGGCGACTTCTCCGGCAACCTCATGGTCCAGATCGTGGTGATGCAGAGCGTCATCTGGTACACCCTCATGCTCTTCCTCTTCGAGTACCGCGGCGCCAAGGCCCTCATCTCGGAGCAGTTCCCCGCCGACATCACCGCCTCCATCACCTCCTTCCGCGTCGACTCCGACGTCATCTCCCTCAACGGCAGGGAGCCGCTGCAGGCCGACGCGGAGGTCGGGCAGGACGGGAAGGTCCACGTGGTCGTCAGGAAGTCGAGCTCCTCCATCGCACGATCCATGGCGTCCTCCTACAACAAGTCCCACGGACTCAACTCCATGACTTCCATGACGCCGAGGGCCTCCAATCTCACAGGCGTCGAGATCTACTCCCTGCAGTCGTCGAGGGACCCGACGCCGAGGGCGTCCAGCTTCAACCAGACTGACTTCTACGCCATGTTCTCGAGCAAGGTCACCAGCCCGAGGGCCGCCGGGTGCAACGTCGAGGACGACGGCGGGATCAAGCCGGGAAAGCACAGAGGGAGCGGGAGCAAGAGCAGCGAGTTCATGAACGGGGGGCTATACACcacctcgtcttcctcctcctaccCAGCTCCCAACCCCATGCTCTCTGGCCTGTCTAGCGGGGCCAAGGAGGGCGCCGCCGCCGCGGCCAATGGCAACAAGGAGCTCCACATGTTCGTGTGGAGCTCCAGTGCTTCCCCGGGCTCGGAGGCCAACCTAAGGAACATAGTGAACCGAGCTGCCTCCACAGAATTCGGGATCGTGGATCCTCCCAAGGCCACCGCCAACTTCCAAGAAAACCCTACTCCCAAAG GCGTGCATGCAACCAGCGGCAACGCCAGCCCGACAAAGAAGGCGGGAGCAGCGGCAAGCGGGGAGTTGGACATGGAAGACGGCCGGAAAAGCCACGGTGGGAAGTTCCCGACAAACACGTCACCGTACGTGACGCAGAAGAAGGGGGTGGACGCCGGCGGCGCACCGGGGCTGGTGGAGAGCAGCCACCGGATGCCGCCAGCCAGCGTGATGACCCGACTCATAGTCATCATGGTTTGGAGGAAGCTCATCCGGAACCCTAACACCTACTCCAGCCTCATCGGCCTCATCTGGTCCCTCGTTTCCTTCAG GTGGAACATCGAGATGCCGACGATAATAAAAGGTTCGATATCAATACTATCTGATGCAGGACTGGGAATGGCCATGTTCAGTTTAG GTCTTTTCATGGCACTCCAACCAAAGATCATTTCATGTGGGAAGTCGGTGGCTGCTTTCTCCATGGCGGTCAGGTTCTTGACAGGCCCAGCAGTGATCGCAGCGACCTCCATCGCCATTGGAGTCCGTGGAGTTCTGCTGCATGTGGCCATTGTCCAG GCAGCTCTACCCCAAGGAATTGTCCCATTTGTGTTCGCCAAGGAGTACAATTGCCACCCTGACATACTTAGCACTGC GGTTATCTTTGGCATGCTCATCGCCCTACCCATCACAATCCTCTACTACGTTCTCCTGGGAGTGTAG